TAGTTATCTGGCATTCAGATTGCGCCTACTATACCCATTGGCCTGAGAAGGAGCCGTGAGTCATATGAAGATCGCTGCATTGTTGCGCAACACCGCCTTGGTCGCCGCTGGCGCCATTTTGGCAACCACCACAACCGTCGTCGCTCAGGGTGACGCACGCGGCGATCCTGAATTTGCCAAAGTCTTTGCGGTCTACCAACGGATCAAAACCAGCTATGTCGAGCCGGTTGATGATGAGGTGCTGACGCGTGGCATGATCGACGGAATGCTCACCGCGCTCGATCCGCATTCGGGCTATCTTGATGGCAGTGCGCTTCAGCGGCTCAACACCATGATTGACGGCAATTATTCGGGTCTCGGCCTTTCTGTCGTGATGGAAGACGGAGCTGTTAAAGTTATTTCGCCGTTCAAGGGTAGCCCGGCTGACAAAGAAGGCATCAAGGCGGGTGATTTCATCACGCATCTGAATGGTGAGCTGATTGTTGGGGGCGATCTGGATGATGCGGTTGCGCGGATGCGCGGCAAAGCCGGCACATCGATTGACCTGACCATTTTCCGTCCGGGCCGCGAAGTGCCGTTGGAACTGACAGTGACACGCGGCGTAATCGAGCTTGAGCCCGTCACTTTCGAGCTGTCTTCTGGCAATATCGGCGTCATCACAGTTAACGAATTCTCTGCCGATGTCGGTGCGGATGTGTTCCGCGCATGGACCAAAATTCAGGAAGAGGCGACGGGCCGCGTTGGCGGATTGGTGCTCGATCTTCGTTCGAATCCGGGCGGTTCGCTCGATGAAGCAGTCGCGCTTTCCGATCTGTTCCTCGACGAAGGCCGGATCGTATCGCAGCGCGGTCGCGCCCGCGGCGAAACGCTGCTCTATGATGCGGAAACCGTATTCCGCGGCGATATGGCCGAAGATGTTCCTGTTATTGTTTTGATCGATGCAGGCTCCGCGTCTGCGTCTGAAATCGTGGCAGGCGCTTTGCAAGATCATCGCCGCGCTCTCGTTATGGGTGAGCGCAGCTTTGGCAAAGGGTCGGTTCAATCGCTACTGCCGCTTGGCCGCGATGCCGCGCTTAAGCTGACGACGGCGCGCTACTTCACGCCGAAAGGCAATTCGGTGCAGGAAGGCGGGATCAAACCCGATATCACTGTGCCCCAGATCAGCGATCCGGACCTTGCTCTGCGCCAGAAATATCTGACCCGTGAAAGCGATTTGCGCGGGCACTTGGTCAACGAGCTGGGTGTGAAAGACGAAGAGATGGAGCTCGATCAGATCGATGATCCGCGCTTCAAACTCACTTCCGAACAGCTTGAAGAGGCCGGTATCGAAGATTTCCAGCTGCACTACGCACTCGAAACGCTTCGCCGGACGACCAAGAGTTCGGTGGCGCTGCGCAAGTAAGCATCCTAGATAGTCAGGCATGACAGGTGTGAAGCAGGCCAAGCTGCTCGCCATAGCGATTCCTGCTGGATTGCTGGGCGGTGCATATATCTCCGAATACGGCTTCGGATTGTTCCCGTGCGAAATGTGCTGGTGGCAACGCTGGCCGCACTTCGCCGCATTGGGCACAGGCGTGCTCGCTTTGTTTCTGAAGCCGGCGCAGGTCTGGACCGCTTTGGCTGGCCTCGCGATCCTGACATCAGGTTTGATTGGCGGCTTTCATGCCGGTGTCGAATATGGCTGGTGGGAAGGCATCACAGGCTGCGCGACTTTGGGAAGCGCGGTTGATGTGATGGATCCGTCTGCGGCTCCGCTCATCCGCTGCGATGTCGCCCCGTGGAGCTTGTTCGGTATTTCTCTCGCGGGATGGAATTTCCTCTTCTCAACACTGGGCGGGATCGCCATCTTGGTCTTGAGCGTTAGAGGCTCAGGAAAAGAGAAAACGCTATGAACAAGCAAGAACTTCATCGGATGATCCGCGTCGATCAAGCGGGCGAGTTTGGTGCAACGCGCATCTATGAAGGCCAGCTTGCTGTGATGGGCGATCGCGGACCGCATTCTGCTGAGATCCGTCATATGGCTGAGCAGGAAGAGGTTCACCGCGCCAAATTCGACGCGCTGATGGCAGAGCGCGGCGTGCGCCCGACAGCGCTGCATCCGTTCTGGTCGGCGGCCGGCTACGCACTCGGCGCGGGTACAGCTCTGCTGGGTCCTGAGGCGGCGATGGCCTGCACTGCTGCGGTCGAAGAAGAGATCGACAAGCATTATTCTGAGCAGCTCGATCGGCTGGCCGAGGTGGATGCGGAGCCGGAACTTGCCGAAATGATCGAGACTTTCCGCGAGGAAGAGCGCGAGCACCGTGATGCGGCGCTCGCCAATGGCGCAGAGCAGGCGCCAGCCTATCCTTTGCTTTCAGGCGCGATCCGCCTGGGCTGCAAAATTGCGATCAAGGTCAGCGAGCGGGTTTAAAGGCTTTATTTATTCGCACGCCATCCGGCGCGCGATTTCCTCGCTTATGCTGCCTAACGGCCGCGTCGCTGCGGGCGGGCGGTTGCCCTTGCGGTCGCTCCTCGCGACCGGACCCATCCTACAAACTCCAGTACGTTAGTGTATCTGGCACGACTTCGCGATTTAGTGCGGACTTCACATCCACTATCACTCCGCCTTCTTTTACTCGCCGGACAAGAGCGGTCTGATCGGCGATGTATTCCTTGTGGTTCACCGCTAGAATAAGCGCGTCCAGCTCTGACAGGTCATCACACGGTGTCAGTTCGAGCCCGTATTCGCGGCTTGTCTCCTCAGACGAAGCCAATGGATCGGCGATCATCGGGTCCACGCCATATTCGCGCAGCTCGGCGATAATATCCGGCACTTTGGAATTGCGGATATCGGGCACGTCTTCTTTAAAAGTCAGCCCCAAAACACCGACGCGGGCATTGCACGGCGAAATGCCTTGGGCTGCGAGCAGTTTTACGGTCTTCTGCGCAACCGCCTCGCCCATCGAATCATTGATCCGGCGACCGGCAAGAATGACCTCCGGTCGGTAGTCGAGCCGTTCGGCGGCTGCAGTCAGATAATAGGGGTCCACACCGATACAGTGCCCGCCGACAAGGCCGGGCGTGAAGGGTAGGAAATTCCACTTGGTACCTGCCGCGGCCAAGACGTCACTCGTCCTGATGTCCATCCGGTCAAAGATCAGGGCTATCTCGTTCATCAGTGCAATGTTGAGATCGCGCTGAGTGTTTTCGATCACTTTGGCCGCTTCGGCGACCTTGATGCTGGGCGCTTCGTGCAGGCCCACATCGACAATAGCGCTATAGATCGCGCGCATACGGGCCAGAGCATCGTCGTTTTCGGCAGCGATAATCTTTGTGATCGTTTCGAGCCGGTGGACGGTATCGCCCGGGTTGATCCTTTCGGGGCTATAGCCAAGCGCGAAGTCTTCGCCCTGTTTCAGGCGCGAATGTTCAGCGAGTAGCGGTCCGCAATATTCTTCGGTCGCACCAGGGAAGACAGTGGATTCGAACACAACCAGACCTCCCTTTTGTAGGCGGGGGCCGATGGTTTCGCACGCTTTGCGCAGCGGAGTGAGATCAGGGCGGCGCTCTTCGGTAATCGGTGTTGGCACCGTGACTATGAAAGCGGTTGCGCCGATCAGGCTGTCTGCGTCGTCTGTGACGTCAAGACCGCAAGCGGCGAGGCGTGCATCGTCAATTTCACGGGTGAAATCATGCCCGTCACGTAGTGTGCGGATCCGGTGCTCGGAAATATCAAAGCCGATCACATCGGTGCCATGGGGGCGGAGCCGCTCGGCCAAGGCGACTGCGACCGGGAGGCCAACATAGCCCAGACCGACTACGACAATGCGCTCTCGCTGCTGAGCGTGTGGTACATCACTGATACCAGTTGAGGGCTGAAATGGTGCGTTCATGCCCGCTGCCATGCGACAATATGCTCAACATATTGCTAACCATGGCGAAGATTTGCGTTCTGTCCGAGTGATTTGCCGCAATTCACGCTCAATTCACGGGCGAGTGACTATCGGCAAAGACATGTTAAAGCGTATGCAGCACGCGCTGCCCCGCTGAATTCAAGGAATATGACGATGACTAAGCTGTTCAACACCGCCGCCGCCGCACTTGGCCTTGCCTTTGTCGCGGCCAGCCCTGCCGCAGCGCAGGACAAGGCCGGCGACAAGGTCAATATGGTTATTGCCTATGACGAAAACGAATGCCCCGAAGCAGGTGAGAACGAGATCGTCGTTTGTGAAATTCTGGTCGAGGCCGAGCGGTACCGCATCCCATCAAATCTGCGGCAGAGCGATTCTCCGCAAAATACCGCCCGCCGCGGTGAAGTGGAAACACTGCGCTATATCACGCAATCAGGCGCGATGAGCTGCAGCCCAGCCGGAGCCGGCGGTTTCACGGGTTGCACCCAGCAGTTTATCGACGCTGCATACGCTGAGAAAAGCGAAGCGGAGACCATTCGTTTCGGCCAGCTGATCGAACAGGCCCGCCAGGAACGCCTTTCAACGATCGATGAAGATGCTGCTGCTGAACAGGGCCGGGTCGAGCAGATCGAGCGTGAATATCTCGAGCGGCTGGAGCGTGAACGCAATCAACCGCTGCCCGGTGAAGAAGAAGTCCCTGCAATCGGACCGAAAGCCGAAGAGCCTGAAGGCTGAGCGCTAGCGCTTAGATCGCGTAATAGTCGCGGTACCATGCAACGAACTGACGGATGCCTTCCCGAACATTGGTTTCAGGCGTGTAGCCAGTCAGTTCCTGAAGCAAAGTCGCATCGGCCCATGTTGCAGGCACATCGCCTTTTTGCATCGGCATGAAGTTCTTGATCGCCTCGCGCCCGCATTCGGCTTCGATTGCGCTGATATAGTCCATCAGGCGGACTTTTTCGCTGTTGCCGATATTGACGATACGCCACGGCGCAACCGGCGATAGGCTATCGTGCTCGCCAATGTCTTCTGCGCTATCGGGCCGCTCTGGTGCAGCGTCGATCAACAACCGGATTCCGCGCACCAGATCAGTGACGTAGGTGAAGTCGCGGAACATCTCGCCATTGTTGTAAATGTCGATCGGGGTGTTTTCGAGGATACCCTTGGTGAATTTGAACAGGGCCATATCCGGCCGGCCCCACGGGCCGTAGACTGTGAAAAAGCGGAACATGGTGGTCGGCATATTCCAAAGATGGGCATAGGAATGCGCCATCGCTTCGTTCGCCTTTTTCGTAGCGGCATAGAGCGTGAGCTGCGTGTCGCATTTCTCACGCTCGTTAAACGGCATCTCTTCGTTTGCGCCGTAGACCGAGCTGGTGGATGCCATCAAAAGGTGATCGACGCCCAGCTCGCGCGCGCATTCCATAACGTTGAATGTGCCGGTGACATTGGCGTCCATGTAAGCGCGCGGGTTTTCTAGGCTGTAGCGAACGCCTGCCTGCGCTGCGAGATGGACTATGATGTCTGGCTTTTCCTGCAGTGCAAATTCACGCAGGGTCTCGAAATCCTCAAGCATCCCGACTTTGGCTTTAAAATGCTGATTTTGCATCAACATTTGGTGGCGGCGCTCTTTCAAGCGGACATCGTAATAGTCGGTAAGCCCATCAAAACCGACCACGCGGAAACCCTCTGCCAAAAGCAGTTTTGCGAGGTGAAAGCCGATAAACCCGGCGGTTCCGGTGATGAGTACAGTGCGCAAGGAATGGGTCTCGTTTCTAGCCTAGCGGATACGCGTCATTTCGCGCCGGTGCCAGTCAGTATGACGCGGAATGTCTTCAAAACGATTAGGAAATCGAGCCAAAGCGAGATGTTTTTGACGTAGTAGAAATCAAACCGCAGTTTCGCGTTTACGTCCGATACATCGGTCACGTGACCCTGTGTCACTTGCGCCCAGCCGGTAACACCGGGCCGAACGATATGACGATAGGAATAAAACGGAAGCTCGGATTCGTACCACTTCGAGAGCGATTTTGCCTCAGGCCTAGGGCCGATCCAGCTCATTTCCCCGCGCAAGATGTTAAACACCTGCGGCAGTTCGTCGATGCGAGTCTTGCGCAGGAAACGACCCAGACGGGTGATGCGGTCATCGTCCGATTTGGTCATCGCATCATTGCGCTGATCTGTTTCATCTTCAATCGGCCCGCGCGGACGCATGGTGCGAAACTTGATCATTTTGAAGGACCGTCCGCGAAACCCTACGCGCTCTTGCAGAAAGATCGGATTGCCTGCGGAATCGAGCCGGATCAGGATCGCGATAACAACGAATGCAATCGATAAAAACGGGAGCAACACGAGCGAGCCGAGGACGTCGATCGCGCGCTTTGTGGTCATGTAGGGCACGTTGGGAATCAGCGACCCAAGGTCGTTTTCCGCGAGGTGCGTGATTTTGACCTGGCCGCTCTGCATCTCGGCCACCTGCCGATAGTGATACACCGGAACACCAGCGAGCGCGGCTTTAGCAAACAGCCGCTCCCATTCATCCGGATGGTCATAATGGAGATCGGCGACAAGGGCGGCATTCAGACGCCCTGCCTGAACCAGACTTTCCAACTCGATCAAACTGGGAGCAGGGATGTACTGGCCTTCAATGCGAATTTCGGACGACCGCCCACCGCCAACGATAAAATGCGGGCGGCGAAGGCGGCGATTATACGCCGTGAAAACATAGCTGACGACGATGGTGGCGGCTGTTCCGACGCCAAATAGCGGGATCGAATAGCTGGCGCGGAGCAGCGCAATCACTCCAAGCGCCCCGCCGAATGCCAGAAAGCTGATCGGGAACACATATGAAAGCGCCCGTGCTTTTGCATATTCGCGCAACCGTGTGAGGGCATACCAGGAAAGGCAAGCGGCAAATCCCAGAGCATAGAGCGTGTTGATCAGGAAATAGGACGTGATTGAATTGCCGACGGCCAGCCACGCAAGAGTAGGAGTCAGCAACGCCGCAGCTAGAAACATTGCTAGCTGAAAATTGCGATCCAGCAGCAGCAGGCTGCCCGACTGTTTCGGCTTGGCTACGGTGTTAATGAACATGTTTGCCTGTCCTCGGCACACCGGACGATGGGTTCGGGCATCCGGCTACAGACAAGCACGCCATTGTGCAAGGGTGCGAAACAGTGAATTTCGGTGTCGCTTCGGTGGTCTTTGCCCGTCGCTCGTCCGTCTTGAAATCGGAAGAATGTTGATCTCGCGTTGAAACAGGCTATGCCGCCGCCAACCGTTTAGAGCGCGTCCCGCATTGCCGAAGCAATGCTGATGAGCAGGAGTTCCAGCGTTTCCATTATGAGCAAACGAGCACTTATCTGCGGCATTTCCGGTCAGGATGGCGCGTATCTGGCGAAATTGCTGGTCGAGAACGGTTATGAGGTGTTCGGCACCTCGCGCGATGCCGAGCGATCGGAATTTTCCAATCTCGCAAAATTGGGCGTGAAAGATCAAGTAACACTGCGATCAATGTCTCTGGCTGATTTTCGCAGCGTGCTTTCGACTGTTGCGGCTGTCGAGCCAGACGAGATCTACAACCTTGCCGGCCAAAGCTCGGTTGGATTGTCTTTCGAACAGCCGGTCGAGACGATGGAAAGCATCAGTCTCGGGGTTCTTAACCTGCTTGAGGTTATTCGTTTTACTGGCGGCAGGGCGCGCCTCTATAATGCCGGATCAAGCGAGTGTTTTGGCGATACTGGCGAAGTGCCGGCCAATGAAGAAACACCGTTTCGCCCACGCAGCCCATATGCTGTGGCCAAATCTGCCGCGCATTGGGCGGTCGCCAATTACCGCGAAGCGTACGGGATTTACGCCTGCAATGGCATTCTGTTCAATCACGAAAGCCCGCTCAGGCCGGCACGTTTTGTAACGAGCAAAATCATCCAGTCCGCCGTGGCAATCAAGCAGGGGCGCTTGGAGAAACTATCGCTCGGCAATATCGACATTGCCCGCGATTGGGGCAGCGCCCGCGAATATGTCGAAGCGATGTGGAAGATGCTGCAGCAGGATCAGCCTGATGATTTTGTGATCGCCACCGGGCAGACCAGCACGCTGGCGGAGTTCCTCGCGGCGGCTTTTGACGCTGTCGAGCTGGATTGGCAGGATTATGTCGAGTTTAACAAAGCGTTCGCGCGCCCGTCAGACATCCGCTTTAGCGGAGCCGATCCGAGCAAGGCTGCGCGTGTTCTCGGCTGGTCGGCCCAGAGCAAAATGCGTGATGTTGTAAATGAAATGGTCGCCGCGGAATTTGAGCGGCACTCCAATCAATAGAAATTCCCATCTCTCCTCAAGGGACTGATAAATAATGCTTAAAGAGTTCATCAAGAAAGTTGGTATGGCCGTCGCGCCTGAGCTGACTCTGGAATTGTTGTCCGCCCGTTCGCAGGCGTTGATCATCAAAATCGAACGTGAGACTGGCATGCTTGCATCCTCTCACAAGTTTGTAGAAAAATATGGCCGCACCGTCTTGCGCGGTCCGTTCAAAGGGCTTCGCTATTCAGAGCGTGTCTCGAAAGAGCGCAATCAGGTGCACCGCCTGGTCGGCAGTTACGAAAACGAGCTGTATGATTGGTGTGAAGAGATCATTGCAGCAAAGTATCCAGTGCTGCTCGACATCGGCACGGCAGACGGGTTCTATGCCGTCGGTTTCGCGCAGCGCATGCCGGAAACGCAGGTTATCGGCTTTGATACTGACAAATGGGCCCGCGCCGCGACGCAGGAGCTCGTTGACGAAAACGGCGTAACCAATGTCGAAGTCAAATCGATGTGCTCGCCTGAATGGCTCAATCAGAATTTGCAGCCAAACACGCTGATTTTCTCTGATTGCGAGGGATATGAGATTGTGATGTTCAATCTCGATCTGGTCCCAGCATTAATTGATTGCGACATGGTGATCGAATTGCACGAACGTCCGTCGCCTGACGTTGAGGATGTGCTGCGCGCTCGTTTTGCAAAGACGCACGACATTCGCCTTGCCACATATCTTGACCACGACCCTGCTGATTTTCCCGAGCTAGAACTGCTTGAGGAATCGAAGCGCGCGACAGCGATCAGCGAAGGCCGCGGCGGTCCGCAAAACATCCTCTTTCTGACCAGACGCCCACAATCGTGACGGTGCGCGGCGAAGCCAAAACGTGAATTGATCGCCAATGCTGCGCTGGCTTACCCGCTCTCGATCCGATCCCGTTGGCAAGGGCGGGGTGTCGCCATTTGACACGTCGCATCTTGAAAGCGGTTTGGGCAAGCGCACAGCAAGCAGCGCGGCGACGACGCTCGTTTCGAGCGTGCTCACCTTCGCCATCCAGATTGCTCAGCTCGCGATCCTTTCGCGCTTGTTGACACCGGAAGATTTCGGTCTCGTCGGGATGGCTATCGTGGCAACCGGGTTTATTCGGCTGTTTGCGGATATCGGGCTGGCGACGGCGACGATGCAGCGCGATGAGATTGATCAGGCATTTGTCAGCGCGCTGTTTTATATCGATTTGATCGTTGCCACCGGCTTGATGCTGCTGTGTCTGGCAATCGCGCCGCTTTCTGCTTCAGTGTTCAGCGAACCGCGAGTTGCGGTGATTATCGGGGTGGTTGCCCTGACCTTTCCGCTTGTGGCTTTGCGGGGTCAACACCAAGCTCTTCTTGCTCGCCGAATGTTTTATGTGCGCATCAACATTACGAGACTGGCGTCCAGCATTCTCGCGGCGCTTGCCGCCACCCTCAGCGCATGGTGGTTTGAACTGGGCTATTGGTCGATCGTCATCGGTATTGTCGTTGGCGATGTTTCGCTGGTCTTGTTCAGCTGGATCGCATCGCCTTGGATGCCTTCGAGGCCCGGATCACTCGCGGCAGGGAAATCGGCTCTCGGATTTGGCCTCAATTTGCTGGGGGCAAACATTGCGGGGTGGCTCTGGAAACAAGCTGACCGCGCCTTTATCGGCTGGCGATGGGATGCGAGCGAGCTGGGGTATTACACGCGGGCCTATTCGGTCCTGATGGTGCCGCTAAACCTCGTTAGCGGCCCGATCGGGAGCGCGGTTATTCCGGCCTTATCCCGGCTTCAGAACAAACCGGCGGAATGGACGGCATTGATGCTGACAGCCGCGCGGGCGATGGCGTTCTTTTCGGGCTTGCTTACTCTCGGACTGGCGTTGAACGCGCACTACATCATCCTCCTGCTGCTCGGCCCCGACTGGTCATACAGTGAGACTATCTTTTCGCTTCTGGCTTTGTCCTTGTTCCCGAGCTTTATCTGGGAGCATTCTCGGTTTGTATTCATATCGCGCGGGCGGACCGACGTGATGCGAAACTATGCTGTGGGTGCGGCGATCGTTCACGTTGCGGCGTTTGCGATCGGCGTTTCTTGGGGCGCGGTTGGTGTCGCGATCTCGCTGGCCATTGCTTCGGCTTTGGTAACGCCGGTTTTGTTGGTCGTTGCGGCGCGGGTTTCGGAATGCTCTGTCTGGACGCTCACCATTCAGTCCGTGCCTTCGCTTATTGCAATGCTTGCAGTTTGGGGACTGGCGTGGCTTGCCGCTCCAATGTTCTCAGAAGACGCGGGCTTATGGGAGACGTGTATCAAGAGTGCGGCCATTGTGCTGGCCTATTGCGGAGTGCATTTAATCGCTTTGCCCTTCTTCGAAGGTTGGCGGAGTGACATTCGCCGAGTATGGGCCTTTGCGATCAAGCATATGCAAAAGGGCGCGAGCGATGAAGCCGCATAACAATTCGGCAATGCGCGTCGTTCTGCTCGGCTATATGCACGGCCGCGGTGGAATTCAGACGCACACACGTTTTCTTGCAGAAGGCCTGCGTGAGCGCGGCCATGAAGTAACAATTGTTTCGCCGGCACCCATGCGCTCTCACGGCCATGAGGATACCACCGAGGGTGTCCACATTTATAACGGATTGGCAGATCTTGTTCGCATTGTTCGCGGTGCTGAACCCGATGTGGCTGTGGCAACAGGAACAGGTTGGGCATCGATGCTTGGCGTGCTCG
This region of Erythrobacter sp. F6033 genomic DNA includes:
- a CDS encoding S41 family peptidase, whose translation is MKIAALLRNTALVAAGAILATTTTVVAQGDARGDPEFAKVFAVYQRIKTSYVEPVDDEVLTRGMIDGMLTALDPHSGYLDGSALQRLNTMIDGNYSGLGLSVVMEDGAVKVISPFKGSPADKEGIKAGDFITHLNGELIVGGDLDDAVARMRGKAGTSIDLTIFRPGREVPLELTVTRGVIELEPVTFELSSGNIGVITVNEFSADVGADVFRAWTKIQEEATGRVGGLVLDLRSNPGGSLDEAVALSDLFLDEGRIVSQRGRARGETLLYDAETVFRGDMAEDVPVIVLIDAGSASASEIVAGALQDHRRALVMGERSFGKGSVQSLLPLGRDAALKLTTARYFTPKGNSVQEGGIKPDITVPQISDPDLALRQKYLTRESDLRGHLVNELGVKDEEMELDQIDDPRFKLTSEQLEEAGIEDFQLHYALETLRRTTKSSVALRK
- a CDS encoding disulfide bond formation protein B translates to MTGVKQAKLLAIAIPAGLLGGAYISEYGFGLFPCEMCWWQRWPHFAALGTGVLALFLKPAQVWTALAGLAILTSGLIGGFHAGVEYGWWEGITGCATLGSAVDVMDPSAAPLIRCDVAPWSLFGISLAGWNFLFSTLGGIAILVLSVRGSGKEKTL
- a CDS encoding demethoxyubiquinone hydroxylase family protein gives rise to the protein MNKQELHRMIRVDQAGEFGATRIYEGQLAVMGDRGPHSAEIRHMAEQEEVHRAKFDALMAERGVRPTALHPFWSAAGYALGAGTALLGPEAAMACTAAVEEEIDKHYSEQLDRLAEVDAEPELAEMIETFREEEREHRDAALANGAEQAPAYPLLSGAIRLGCKIAIKVSERV
- a CDS encoding nucleotide sugar dehydrogenase; amino-acid sequence: MNAPFQPSTGISDVPHAQQRERIVVVGLGYVGLPVAVALAERLRPHGTDVIGFDISEHRIRTLRDGHDFTREIDDARLAACGLDVTDDADSLIGATAFIVTVPTPITEERRPDLTPLRKACETIGPRLQKGGLVVFESTVFPGATEEYCGPLLAEHSRLKQGEDFALGYSPERINPGDTVHRLETITKIIAAENDDALARMRAIYSAIVDVGLHEAPSIKVAEAAKVIENTQRDLNIALMNEIALIFDRMDIRTSDVLAAAGTKWNFLPFTPGLVGGHCIGVDPYYLTAAAERLDYRPEVILAGRRINDSMGEAVAQKTVKLLAAQGISPCNARVGVLGLTFKEDVPDIRNSKVPDIIAELREYGVDPMIADPLASSEETSREYGLELTPCDDLSELDALILAVNHKEYIADQTALVRRVKEGGVIVDVKSALNREVVPDTLTYWSL
- a CDS encoding SDR family NAD(P)-dependent oxidoreductase; translation: MRTVLITGTAGFIGFHLAKLLLAEGFRVVGFDGLTDYYDVRLKERRHQMLMQNQHFKAKVGMLEDFETLREFALQEKPDIIVHLAAQAGVRYSLENPRAYMDANVTGTFNVMECARELGVDHLLMASTSSVYGANEEMPFNEREKCDTQLTLYAATKKANEAMAHSYAHLWNMPTTMFRFFTVYGPWGRPDMALFKFTKGILENTPIDIYNNGEMFRDFTYVTDLVRGIRLLIDAAPERPDSAEDIGEHDSLSPVAPWRIVNIGNSEKVRLMDYISAIEAECGREAIKNFMPMQKGDVPATWADATLLQELTGYTPETNVREGIRQFVAWYRDYYAI
- a CDS encoding sugar transferase, with product MFINTVAKPKQSGSLLLLDRNFQLAMFLAAALLTPTLAWLAVGNSITSYFLINTLYALGFAACLSWYALTRLREYAKARALSYVFPISFLAFGGALGVIALLRASYSIPLFGVGTAATIVVSYVFTAYNRRLRRPHFIVGGGRSSEIRIEGQYIPAPSLIELESLVQAGRLNAALVADLHYDHPDEWERLFAKAALAGVPVYHYRQVAEMQSGQVKITHLAENDLGSLIPNVPYMTTKRAIDVLGSLVLLPFLSIAFVVIAILIRLDSAGNPIFLQERVGFRGRSFKMIKFRTMRPRGPIEDETDQRNDAMTKSDDDRITRLGRFLRKTRIDELPQVFNILRGEMSWIGPRPEAKSLSKWYESELPFYSYRHIVRPGVTGWAQVTQGHVTDVSDVNAKLRFDFYYVKNISLWLDFLIVLKTFRVILTGTGAK
- a CDS encoding GDP-mannose 4,6-dehydratase, with the protein product MSRSSSVSIMSKRALICGISGQDGAYLAKLLVENGYEVFGTSRDAERSEFSNLAKLGVKDQVTLRSMSLADFRSVLSTVAAVEPDEIYNLAGQSSVGLSFEQPVETMESISLGVLNLLEVIRFTGGRARLYNAGSSECFGDTGEVPANEETPFRPRSPYAVAKSAAHWAVANYREAYGIYACNGILFNHESPLRPARFVTSKIIQSAVAIKQGRLEKLSLGNIDIARDWGSAREYVEAMWKMLQQDQPDDFVIATGQTSTLAEFLAAAFDAVELDWQDYVEFNKAFARPSDIRFSGADPSKAARVLGWSAQSKMRDVVNEMVAAEFERHSNQ
- a CDS encoding lipopolysaccharide biosynthesis protein; the encoded protein is MLRWLTRSRSDPVGKGGVSPFDTSHLESGLGKRTASSAATTLVSSVLTFAIQIAQLAILSRLLTPEDFGLVGMAIVATGFIRLFADIGLATATMQRDEIDQAFVSALFYIDLIVATGLMLLCLAIAPLSASVFSEPRVAVIIGVVALTFPLVALRGQHQALLARRMFYVRINITRLASSILAALAATLSAWWFELGYWSIVIGIVVGDVSLVLFSWIASPWMPSRPGSLAAGKSALGFGLNLLGANIAGWLWKQADRAFIGWRWDASELGYYTRAYSVLMVPLNLVSGPIGSAVIPALSRLQNKPAEWTALMLTAARAMAFFSGLLTLGLALNAHYIILLLLGPDWSYSETIFSLLALSLFPSFIWEHSRFVFISRGRTDVMRNYAVGAAIVHVAAFAIGVSWGAVGVAISLAIASALVTPVLLVVAARVSECSVWTLTIQSVPSLIAMLAVWGLAWLAAPMFSEDAGLWETCIKSAAIVLAYCGVHLIALPFFEGWRSDIRRVWAFAIKHMQKGASDEAA